From Rana temporaria chromosome 5, aRanTem1.1, whole genome shotgun sequence:
tcctcatagctgagctcctccatgcctcttattagtttggtttctcttctctgcactttctccagttctccgatatcctttttgagaactggggcccaaaactgaactgcatattccagatgaggtcttactaatgatttgtacaggggcaaaatgatatctctgtctctggagtccatacctctcttaatacaagaaaggactttgctcgctttggaaaccgcagcttggcattgcatgccattattgagcctatgatcaactaaaacccctagatccttctccactacagatccccccaattgtactccccctagtatgtatgatgcatgcatattcttagcccccaagtgcatagctttacatttatcaacattaaacctcatctgccacttagtcgcccaattagacagagcattgaggtcggcttgtaaattggcgacatcctgcaaggacgttattccactgcatagcttggtgtcatctgcaaagacagaaatgttacttttgatctcagacccaaagGGGGGTCTGTTTTTAGGCaagatacatatttttggtttatatGTTTGTCACTTACAAATATTTTCTTCAGAAactatgatgtaaaaaaaaaatatgcaaatacgAATGTAAACTGAACCTACTGTAACTGAATTGAAGACGATTGTGCAAACTGTTGTAAACTGATGTAGCCTGAATCAGTATTCATCAGTTCTTAGCAAAAACCACGACTGAACTAACGTCCCTGTGAAAAGATCTTAAATGTTTGGCAGGGGATTTAAAAAGAGTGCCAAATTATTTGTAACCAATTATGCTATTGTCGGTAAAATATTCCACAAGTGGTATAGATTTCAAATGACTGCTAACGTTTACAGGACTGGCTGGATCAGCAAACTCAACCCAAGGGCTGATCATTTATTACTAAAAGAAGTGTCAGAGAAACCCATAATTTAATTGTGCAATCTGCTAATAAATCTTGCAACAGTTGGGGTCAAAATTAATGCATCTACAACCAGAAAGATTGCACCAATTTAACCTGCATACTAGAAAGAAGTATTTGCTGGCCAAAAATAATACAGTTTGCCTTTGAATTTAAAGGTGGTATGATAGTAACTTGGCCACAGTGACAGCAGATATGATTGGCACAAACTGAAGACAGCATTTCAGGGGAGGAATTTAATATCAACTCTGAAGCATGGTGGTGAAAATGTTATCCAAGCATACTTGAAAAAAATGTGAGGCCAAAGTTGAACCGGAAATAGATCTTTCATCACGGTAATGGTCTGAGACACACTAGTAAATCCGCCAAGGAATggttcaaaaacaaaaaatgtagggTTATAAGTCCTGAATTAAAAAGTTCAAGCTAGAAAACCAGGCAAAAATGTCACCAAGTTAATGTCATAAATTGATGGGCATTATAGCAATATGCCTACAAGATGTGATTTGTGCTAAAAAGCAATAGGGCTAAGAAGGGGGGAGGTAATTTTTCCACatatgatgatgatgacgatTATCAGTATAGGCTGATCTTTCTTCCAAAGAGGAAGCGTGATGGTTATAGTGAGGGTTCAATATGGTGATagtgatgatgatcctttttctttctgaatccacATTTTAttcccaaaaatccttttatgtaGGGACGAGCCCATAGGGTGTAGTTTGGAATATTTACTAACCACTGTTCATATACTGCTGTCATTGCATGATTGCACAGAGTATTTAAAATATTTGTTTCTAGAGGTATAACACactgggggggatttactaaagcttgtgcactcagaatctggttcaGCTGTGTATAGTAGCCAATCACCTTCTATCTTCAGCTgattcatttaaaggggttgtaaaggtttgttttttattttctaaattggttcctttaagctagtggattgttggttcacttaccttttcctttgatttcccttctaaatgttgtttttttttctttgtctgaatttctcacttcctgtttctcctcagtaaacttgccaccatcatcaaaGTGGTGGTTAGTCAcaaagaacagcttactgaggaggaacaggaagtgagaaattcagacaaagaaaacaaagaagaaaaaacatttaaaaggggaaatcgaaggaaaatgtaagtgaagcaacaatgcactagcttaaaggaacctatttagaaaataaaaaacaaacctttacaacccctttaagctttggcaataaaatgtGGAAGCTGATTGTTCTCCATGCAGGGACATGGCCCTCATTACCTGAACAAATCTCATCCAATGACTGTTTTGGACTTGATTTCTTTAGTGGAGCTCAGTTGTGACATTTCCTTAACACTCTCCCACCCCCGAACAGATTCCAACGAACATTGACACCCTTAGAACAACTATGTCAGGGGACGGGGGCCTTTCTCTCACTTAATCTCGCAAATGTATGCACTATTAGTGGCCCCCCAAGAGGATTAAATCCCCCAATATATAAGGAAGTGGGAAACGACATTAGACAGGACGTACACCCAGGCACAACATAGGCAGATAGTAAATCTTGCGTTGAAATCTTCAATATCTACAAGAATCCAagaaacaaattttaaaataatgacAAGATGGTATTGTACACCCTcattactgtatacatttttccCGGAGACTCCAGACAAATGTTGGAGGTGACAGAAGGAAAGAGGGACTCTACTTCACGTCCTTTGGTCCTGCCCAAATTTGGAATACTTCTGGAGGGAAATACGGCAGATAATGGGGCTTCTTACTTTCTCTTTTTTGCCTCTTCAGCTaggtagagtttttttttcttagtaaagTATAGTGTCAGGATGCCCTACAAGAGGAGAAGGTCTAACGAAATTTAGAATGGGGACTATCCCAGATAACTAGGTACAGTATCGTTTTTTCTGGGGATGTATTTAAGATGCAAGGAGCAATGCTGTCAATTGGAATTCAAATGGATTTGTTAGAGCTCATATGATTGATggattcatgaaactgttttttttctctttatgtatgacaatcaaaataaagaaataaaaaaaaaatgcacaaaactgAAATAGATACTTGAGCTTCTTTATCTTGTTTATGTCTTGCAGGGCActacattgaaatgaatggactgaCCTATGTGCAAAGCATGTCAAAATTGAAGAAAAGTGCAAAAATGTGCATACTGTACGTGTAATGACTGGCATTGCGATACAGTAGTGTGCAGGGCCGGACTTGCCATtgagcttgactgggctcaagcccatgggccccgcccaataggccCCCTTACGTTTAagtttttcaataatatgccagtcatttaaagtggttgtaatgtaaaccctCGGACACAGCATTGTCTTAAAAAATGgcccataacacaggcagctgatcatttgcatgacgtcaccgcgcttgcgcACATAAACCCCTCTAAACCGTCATTTAAAGCTTGCCGGAATGCAGTCTGTGAGAACGTCCCCTCTGTCTGGTACAGAGGAGAAGTCTCGTGGTGTTTAGCTCCTTCTACTCTTCCTGATACTCCCCCGTGTCACTAAAAAAGACGTCACAAAAGGGGAGTGAAGAAAAACAGCAGCCGCAGACACAGCAACGATTGGTTACAGcgcaatggcgcatgcgcgatattaccgacagggacacagtaagggcggaagcgacgtcatcaTTTAAATCACATAACCGCAGTACAAATGGCGCTTGAGATACCTGGTAATACAGAGAACTAAACAAtcctaaaaaaggtatttgcaggccttgtttttgggggatatatatgtattgcattgtgatgagctgttataacttaataattgaaaaactgcaaaaatcgtccggggtttacttcagaatcgtgatctctTTATTCccagtttatccagaattgtgtagctctaatacatagcttgtgtatgtatcattttgttctatttaaagtaatgtatagaaggtagggcccgaaagtgactcaagcccaggggcccccaccacccgaAGTCCTGCCCTGGTAGTGTGAATTGGGCTTAGAGACAAATTCACTAGTAAAGTGCTGCTATAAATCACATCTTATCTTTGTCTACCTcacctttaggctccatgcacactgaagctgataaaagctataaaaaaatgccagtagctttgcagggagcctttcaaaggttttgcaatagctttaatcagcgtttttgagtgtagctttctcagtttttttacttttttttttaatgtgttttttttacgtttttgagcgttttccggtgttttgtgttttttcccgccgaaaaacggcactttgaacgcaaatttcgggcgttcagaaaaaagccaataaagtcCAAAGcttattaacactaaaaaacgcccaggtgtgcatgggcacataggctaacatagagttcagtttatgggctttaaaaaaaaaagccaaaacgccaataaactgcagtttatcagcttcagtgtgcattgaGCCTTATACTCCAGAGAATGTTTTACAAGTCACTCCAGAAtaaaacacttaggccccattcacacctaggcgtttttacgcctgaaacgCACTGCTCACGAACGCGGGAGGGCagatttaacattgtttcctatggtgcctgttcacacctgaacgcctgaacgcctgaacgcctgtcgcgcgaagctcaaactagtcccggacctttttttgtcgcgcgaagcgcgcgacataggcgtttccgcgcgtttttttttaccatagaaagtaatgggaaacgcgcgaattgagcgtatcgcgcgacagcaAGCGTTTTTATGCGCGTTTTTACGCGCGTTTTGACGCCCATACAGCTCCaaaacaaaacaggaaatgacatatttttttacaggaacttgtgaaatcaccattttacttTACTTACAATAAAGAAAAGTCACATTTTTCTCAATGGAGGCCGAATTTGATCGAACCCTTTCGATGCTGGAGCCTGAAAATTTCATCAGGATGGTGAAGGAGCACCCCTGTCTTTATGACAGCAGGGCACCGGGCTACAAAATGAGGACCACCCGTTGGGACGCTTGGTGTTCTATTGGGAGCCAAATCTATGAGAACTGGGCACGGATAAATAAGTCCCATGATAGCAAAGGTAAACTCTATCAAAAAACATAACAGAAATACAAAATGCCACTAATGAAATAATGGAATGATTGTTTGTCGTTACAGTAGGCATTTATTACCGTACCAATATGCTGTTAAgtttaaaaatgtgtctttacaaatatgactattgtgcggtcatgcgacatggcttagAAACATAAATTGCGTTctcttcttcccacaaatagagcttattaatggtgatatttgatcccctctgtgatttttaataatccaaaaatttagtgacatttttcaaaaaaaatattattttacacatctttaatctaaaaatattaaaaaattcaaTCGACCTAGCGACTACAGCGTCAGGTGGGGACGGGGGCTACACAGGACCTACACTCTgcctgcagtgatcagtaaatatatgTTCACTGCATTCATTGATACTGTGACaaggggatgggggagtggattggAGATCCAAAAGGGGATTGTGcctacgtgtactggtgtcaatgtcatcacttccctcttcctgtgtttacacaggaggagaaagtgacacgcagggggacacatatagagccacttaacccccggatgtaccctgggggtcctgatcggacccccaacccacgtctaggcggTCACTTACAGGCCCTTTATTAGACCACAGAATAAATACATAAACTAAGTTTACAATAGATAGAATGTCACTAATATAAAATGGCACACAATATCATAGGGCTATTGAACCCAATGATAAAACTGtatcaaaataaaattagaatgagACTTCTTAAAAcatgaatcattttttattttttttccacaaaacagCATAGTAAAGAATATATTTCACAAAATAAGCGTGTCAAAAGCTGAAAAGTTCAATAAATTAAATGGAATTGAGCTGCCAAGGGACCTGCCCTTCAGGAGAGACAAAGTATGCGGCATACTGTTCACGGACATGTGTCCCCTGTGTGTTCCCACGTACACCAGTCCAATGAGCTCTTTCCAGAGTCTCATGGACTGGCTCCTCGTAATCTAGACCATCGCGCTGCCTGACAAAATTGTGCAAGGCACACGCCGCTTCTACAGCACTAATGGCATTTTGCATGTTGAGCACAATTGGTGTGTGGAGAACCCTCCACTTGTTCGCCAAAATTCCAAAAGCACACTCAACTACGCGGCGTGCTCTGCTAAGCCGGTAGTTGAATATGCGTTTGTCTTCGTTAAGATTATGTCCTGAATAAGGCCGAAGTAGGTGTGTGTTCAGAGCAAAAGCCTCATCACCCACAAAGACACTTGGTAGGGGAGGGCCGTTTGTGCCCGGGAGTGGACTATTTTGTGGAAGGTCCAGACCATCTGTTCGAAGTAATTGCCCAAAAGAGGAGTTCCCAAAAATCGCAGAGTCTGCACTACTTCCATAGGAACCAATGTCAATGTAGGTAAAGCAATAATTGGCATCAGCCACAGCCATTAAGACGAATGAAAAGTATTTCTTATAATTGAAATACTGGCTCCCACTAGCCATGGGCTTAACAATTCTGATGTGTTTCCCATCGATCGCTCCCAGGCAATTCGGAAAGTTACAGCGTTCCCAGAATACTTGGGAAATTTTTtcccagtcctctgctgccggttttttaaacacaatgggtTTCAGGACTTCCCAAATGGCACTGCAGGTGTCCCGAATTATATAACTGGCAGTAGATCTTCCAATACGAAACGAGTAATGCAGACTTGCAATCGATTGTCCAGTTGATAGatacctacaaagaaaataatatatattattttattttattttttacagtgaaaatTCTAAAACTCAGATGGAAGAGTATAAGGGACGCCTACGCTCGCCAGCTGAAGGCACAGCGGGAGCAGCGCCGAAGTGGGAGTGGAGCATGTTCGGTGAGAGAATACGTTCATGCAAAGGAATTGGAGTTTCTGAGACCGGTGCTGGATTTGGGGAGGTAAACCATTATCTGTACTTTGCTCGGTAAaccaaatgttttaaaattatttttgaatacatgATTTCTTTTTTCAGTACTGAAAGCTGCTGGGACGAGGCTGCCACAGCTGTAGTAgacagagagagcgtggcagagagaggggacagagagagcgtggcagagagaggggacagagagagcgtggcaTCGGGGGATCAAGCGATGGCTACTCTGGAGCCGGAACCGCAGCACTCCGAGGCATCAAATGCTAATGCAACAAgaccacttgcagagcagcccccAGTTAACATTGCGCATATTGGACCTCCGCGTGCTCTGCGTAGGAGGGCTCCTGCTCCGGATCCAGCCCTGGATCGTATGTTGGACATTATGACCAACATGTCTGACCGGATGAGCAATAGATCGTATGGGCAAAATGTAGCAAAATGTCTGGGGGAACTAATCGACAAAGTTCCCCCAAATCTGCAAGCGGTGGTGCTGTCCTGTACGGCTAGATACATCTCGACATTTATACCCCCGACAGACGCTGACGATTTATCCGAACCACCACCACCCTATGGCCCATATGCCAATAAACGGACCGAGCATGTCCCAACACCACCCACGACCCATTTCTCCCCACCACCCGTTACCCTTTGGACAGGACCACAGCTTTCCGACCAACCTCCTCGACCAACACCACCACCGACTTCTGCGCACCATCCTTTCACCACCACTCTAACTCATTTACCTCCTGTGCCAACACCTTCCACTCACACTTCTCTGAATCCTTTTCCTTATTCACAACCTTCTTCTTACCACCCTCATTCTCCTTTTCCTCATCTCTCAACACCACCTGTCACATACAGTACTCTGCCTCCTACAacactttcttcttaccacccacCACCTTCTACTTACCCTGCGTTAACGACTACACCTACATCACATTACCCACATCGACCGAGACAATCGACTTTCAGGAATGCCCCAACacgaacaccaccaccaccacaagcaaCACCACCTTCCAATTGGTCAGGGGAAGACAGCACCACCTCCACTTGGCCCCCTTTTGCCCACGCACTGTCGGTCGCCATGTCACCGCACGGGGAAGAGGACTCCTCCCCAAATTTACAGCAATTGTAAATAAGGAttatgtataaaacatttttgtatattttgtgtatttgtgcactttgtgtatattttcctaataaaaaaaaaaagacccaatgtTTTGGttgattaaaatattaaaataattttgttcctacagaatttttgtttggtttttattacacatatatatatatatatatatatatatatataatagagtgtattacattcaaagcgctaaataaaaattacctcagtgttatgataagtcgctccacaggggggatacagttgcggaagtaggtgtccatcctctgcaatctgttgatcaacaattccagcaactcatcaaagctgtaaaggaaaatgaaatttaaaatt
This genomic window contains:
- the LOC120940599 gene encoding extensin-like translates to MATLEPEPQHSEASNANATRPLAEQPPVNIAHIGPPRALRRRAPAPDPALDRMLDIMTNMSDRMSNRSYGQNVAKCLGELIDKVPPNLQAVVLSCTARYISTFIPPTDADDLSEPPPPYGPYANKRTEHVPTPPTTHFSPPPVTLWTGPQLSDQPPRPTPPPTSAHHPFTTTLTHLPPVPTPSTHTSLNPFPYSQPSSYHPHSPFPHLSTPPVTYSTLPPTTLSSYHPPPSTYPALTTTPTSHYPHRPRQSTFRNAPTRTPPPPQATPPSNWSGEDSTTSTWPPFAHALSVAMSPHGEEDSSPNLQQL